In Candidatus Poribacteria bacterium, the following are encoded in one genomic region:
- a CDS encoding mandelate racemase/muconate lactonizing enzyme family protein: MKITAIKTFMARFGNRPRGLIKVETDEGLYGWGEAYSTGPDLSVEPIADYIFEMIQGDDPRRIEYIMMKLHQQFRFPPGGAGLAVISAVDHALWDISGKAAGLPVYMLLGGHARDRIRVYRGIGGRDGIEAAEQAHKLHEEWGLTAFKTSPYQLDPDADRWGRVCDAAATYFEQIRDNTPSEWEFAFDPHAKIFEPIRALQLANALAPYDPYFYEEPLRPEHMPAWARLRAQMQVPLATGESLYTRFEFLDLIAAQGADIIQPDICVCGGLLEMRKIAAIAEAHYVSIAPHNPMGPLATAVNVHFSAATPNFKILEYLLPTETEWNDWVDEPYLPKDGYLELRDRPGLGVEVNESAITDNEYIHWQRTCPIRPDGSTGYI; the protein is encoded by the coding sequence ATGAAAATTACAGCGATTAAAACCTTTATGGCGCGATTTGGCAATCGACCTCGCGGGCTCATCAAAGTCGAAACAGACGAAGGGCTCTACGGATGGGGTGAAGCCTACTCCACAGGTCCCGACCTCTCTGTTGAGCCGATTGCTGACTACATCTTCGAGATGATTCAAGGAGACGATCCGAGGCGCATTGAATACATAATGATGAAACTGCATCAGCAGTTCCGATTCCCGCCCGGCGGTGCTGGGCTTGCTGTCATTTCTGCTGTCGATCATGCGTTATGGGACATCAGTGGAAAAGCGGCGGGTTTACCCGTATACATGCTCCTCGGTGGACACGCTCGGGACCGCATCCGCGTCTATCGTGGCATCGGCGGTAGGGATGGCATTGAAGCCGCGGAGCAAGCACACAAACTCCACGAAGAGTGGGGGCTCACCGCTTTCAAGACGAGTCCTTACCAACTCGATCCCGACGCAGATCGGTGGGGACGCGTCTGTGATGCCGCCGCGACCTATTTTGAGCAAATTCGGGACAACACACCCTCGGAATGGGAGTTCGCCTTTGATCCGCACGCCAAAATCTTCGAACCCATTCGCGCACTTCAACTCGCGAACGCCCTTGCTCCCTACGATCCCTATTTCTATGAGGAACCCCTCCGACCCGAACATATGCCCGCATGGGCACGCCTACGCGCCCAGATGCAAGTACCACTCGCAACAGGAGAATCCCTTTATACGCGCTTTGAGTTCCTGGATCTTATCGCCGCACAAGGGGCTGACATCATTCAACCCGACATTTGTGTCTGTGGAGGACTGTTGGAGATGCGAAAGATTGCTGCGATTGCCGAAGCACACTACGTCAGTATCGCACCCCATAATCCGATGGGACCGCTCGCAACAGCAGTAAATGTCCACTTCTCCGCCGCAACCCCAAATTTCAAAATCCTTGAGTATCTCCTGCCCACCGAGACGGAATGGAATGATTGGGTAGACGAACCCTATCTACCAAAAGACGGTTATTTGGAATTACGCGATCGTCCCGGATTGGGTGTAGAGGTCAACGAATCCGCGATTACCGACAATGAATACATCCATTGGCAACGCACCTGTCCCATCCGACCCGACGGTTCAACGGGCTACATTTAA
- a CDS encoding polynucleotide kinase-phosphatase, whose protein sequence is MIMKIPEPSLVLLIGPSGSGKSTFARKHFKPTEILSSDFCRGLVSDDETDQAATNDAFEVLRFIAAKRLAAGKLTVIDATNVQAEARKPLLALARKYHYLTVAIVFNMPAKLCQERNEARPDRNLKPHAIRQQSQQLRRSLRGLKREGFRQFTYVMSTPEVAESTRVERQPLWTNRADEHGPFDIIGDIHGCFDELVELLGELGYEISTQPGGDTLVASPQGRKAIFVGDFVDRGPKVPEVLRLVMDMQKTGAALCVPGNHDVKLVRALRGKNVNPTHGLTESLSQLEKTSTAFKTQVAKFLDGLVSHYVLDNGRLVVAHAGMKAELQGRASRHVREFALYGETTGETDEFGLPMRIDWADEYRGTAMVVYGHTPVAEPQWVNRTINIDTGCVFGGKLTALQYPEKELVSVPARQTYYEPTKPLLVGGNSDSRLRTAKTQHAGNILNIDDVLGKRVIGTRLHHNVTIREENAITALEVMSRFAVNPRWLIYLPPTMSPTETTNRPGLLEHPTEAFTYYRRQGVSKVIWEEKHMGSRAVVVVCRDPETVKKRFGVAENTLGICYTRTGRRFFSNAAIETEFLRQVKTAVDRAGYWEALKTDWICFDCELMPWSVKAQQLLQQQYAPVGASARIALGEAIASLETAAERGIEVNPILDDYRLRAEAATEYVKAYQQYCWQVQSIADLKLAPFHLLATEGTVYFDKDHLWHMKMLTELCQHSENDLLFATSYGVVDVTDDTSQTEAIHRWEELTRQGGEGTVIKSLDFIVQGKRGLVQPAVKCRGREYLRIIYGPEYTLPQNLERLRSRGLSHKRSLALRESALGVEALERFVHREPLSRVHECVFGILALESEAVDPRL, encoded by the coding sequence ATGATTATGAAAATTCCTGAACCTTCACTTGTACTCCTCATTGGACCTTCAGGTTCCGGCAAATCTACCTTTGCGCGTAAACATTTTAAGCCGACCGAAATTCTCTCGTCCGATTTCTGCCGAGGGCTTGTTTCGGACGATGAAACCGACCAGGCTGCAACGAACGATGCATTTGAAGTGCTGCGTTTCATCGCAGCAAAACGACTCGCTGCTGGGAAATTGACGGTCATTGATGCCACGAACGTCCAGGCAGAAGCACGAAAACCTTTGCTCGCGCTGGCACGTAAATATCATTACTTAACGGTCGCTATTGTGTTTAACATGCCTGCCAAACTTTGTCAGGAAAGAAACGAGGCACGTCCTGACCGCAATTTGAAACCGCATGCCATCCGCCAGCAGAGCCAGCAACTGCGGCGCTCACTACGAGGACTCAAACGCGAAGGTTTTCGGCAATTTACCTATGTGATGTCCACACCCGAAGTCGCTGAATCTACACGCGTCGAGCGGCAGCCATTGTGGACAAACCGCGCAGATGAGCACGGACCGTTTGACATCATTGGTGATATTCACGGCTGTTTCGATGAACTTGTTGAATTGCTTGGAGAACTCGGTTATGAAATCTCGACACAACCAGGTGGGGACACCCTTGTTGCGTCACCGCAGGGTAGGAAAGCGATTTTCGTCGGGGATTTTGTTGACCGGGGTCCGAAGGTCCCCGAGGTATTACGTCTGGTCATGGACATGCAAAAAACCGGAGCAGCCCTCTGCGTGCCCGGGAATCATGATGTAAAGCTGGTGCGTGCGCTTCGCGGCAAAAATGTGAATCCGACACATGGATTAACGGAATCACTCTCTCAATTGGAGAAAACATCAACCGCATTCAAAACGCAAGTCGCGAAATTCTTGGATGGTTTGGTAAGCCACTATGTACTTGACAACGGAAGATTGGTCGTCGCACATGCTGGAATGAAGGCGGAATTACAAGGGAGAGCATCGCGGCACGTGCGGGAATTCGCACTCTACGGTGAAACAACTGGAGAAACCGATGAATTCGGCTTACCAATGCGGATTGATTGGGCTGACGAGTATCGCGGCACTGCGATGGTGGTCTATGGACATACACCAGTCGCTGAACCGCAATGGGTAAATCGAACAATCAACATTGACACCGGATGTGTTTTTGGCGGCAAACTGACTGCATTGCAATACCCTGAAAAAGAGCTCGTGTCTGTCCCCGCACGCCAGACCTATTATGAACCGACTAAGCCGCTTCTTGTAGGAGGGAACTCCGATTCCCGACTCCGTACTGCCAAGACACAGCATGCCGGTAATATTCTAAACATTGATGATGTACTGGGAAAGCGTGTTATCGGCACACGGTTACACCACAACGTAACAATTCGTGAAGAAAATGCAATAACCGCGCTTGAAGTGATGAGCCGTTTTGCTGTAAATCCAAGATGGCTTATATACCTTCCACCGACAATGTCCCCAACCGAGACGACAAACAGACCTGGTTTGCTTGAACATCCAACGGAGGCGTTCACCTATTATCGCAGACAGGGTGTATCCAAAGTCATCTGGGAAGAAAAACACATGGGATCACGCGCTGTTGTCGTCGTTTGTCGGGACCCAGAAACCGTAAAAAAACGGTTCGGTGTCGCAGAGAACACCCTTGGCATCTGTTACACACGGACCGGCAGGCGATTCTTTAGTAATGCTGCCATTGAAACCGAGTTTTTGAGACAGGTGAAAACCGCTGTAGATAGAGCCGGTTATTGGGAGGCCCTCAAGACAGATTGGATCTGTTTTGATTGCGAGTTAATGCCTTGGTCGGTCAAGGCTCAGCAGTTGTTACAGCAACAATATGCCCCAGTAGGGGCATCGGCCCGTATTGCTTTGGGAGAAGCCATTGCTTCCTTAGAAACCGCTGCTGAACGAGGTATTGAAGTAAATCCTATATTGGATGACTATCGTCTACGCGCCGAGGCAGCAACCGAATACGTCAAGGCTTATCAGCAATACTGTTGGCAGGTCCAATCTATTGCAGATCTGAAACTCGCACCCTTCCACCTACTCGCGACGGAAGGGACCGTGTACTTCGACAAAGATCATCTGTGGCACATGAAGATGCTTACAGAACTTTGTCAACATTCTGAGAACGACTTGTTGTTCGCAACCTCCTACGGGGTGGTTGATGTAACTGACGACACAAGTCAAACTGAAGCGATCCATCGGTGGGAAGAACTTACCCGACAGGGCGGTGAAGGCACAGTCATCAAATCTCTGGATTTTATCGTTCAGGGCAAACGAGGATTGGTACAACCCGCTGTAAAGTGCCGCGGGCGTGAATACCTGCGAATCATCTATGGACCTGAATATACACTGCCTCAGAACTTAGAACGTCTCCGTTCCCGTGGACTCTCTCATAAACGTTCCCTCGCCCTTCGAGAATCTGCGTTGGGTGTTGAGGCACTCGAGCGGTTCGTTCACCGTGAACCTTTGTCTCGTGTTCACGAATGCGTTTTCGGAATTTTAGCACTCGAAAGTGAGGCGGTTGATCCAAGGCTCTGA
- a CDS encoding glycosyltransferase family 4 protein, which yields MHTILNVSQNYYVQGGSDRYFFTLAELLKNRGHQVIPFTAASTKNEPSEWERYFPRGADFERPGTGDLLRFLYSRDAVKSIQRLLTNTDVDIGHFHIYYGKLTAAILGSLKKAGIPLIQTLHDYQLTCPVSTHLSSDEICEACEGKHFWHALPKRCNRGSLARTALSVTESYVSRFLGSVDKFDHFISVSHFLRKKMIQYGIPENKISTVHNFIDVSDIVPNFSVGEYVLYFGRVDRSKGISTLIKAAVPLKQIPLYIVGDGKAMSEVQQMIEENGCEHIHLLGFKQGDELRELILNSMCTVLPAEWYENCPMSVLEACAYGKPVIGANIGGIPELIEDGVNGFLIPSGEHELLRDRLLWMSKHKTEVVEMGKAARKKMETEFNADIHYEKIMNVYRKFL from the coding sequence ATGCACACTATTTTGAATGTCTCGCAGAATTATTATGTCCAAGGCGGCTCTGACCGATATTTCTTCACACTTGCCGAGTTGTTGAAAAACCGCGGGCATCAGGTCATCCCATTTACAGCCGCGAGTACCAAGAATGAACCGTCCGAATGGGAACGTTATTTTCCGCGTGGGGCTGATTTTGAGCGTCCCGGGACTGGCGACTTACTGCGTTTTTTATATTCACGCGATGCCGTGAAATCAATTCAAAGGTTATTGACTAATACAGATGTGGATATTGGCCATTTTCATATCTACTATGGCAAGCTAACTGCCGCAATTTTAGGTAGCCTTAAAAAAGCAGGTATACCACTTATTCAGACATTGCACGATTACCAATTAACGTGCCCCGTGTCTACACATTTGTCAAGCGATGAAATTTGTGAAGCGTGTGAAGGGAAACATTTTTGGCACGCACTTCCAAAGCGGTGTAATAGAGGCTCACTTGCACGCACAGCATTGAGTGTTACTGAATCTTATGTCTCGCGTTTTCTCGGTTCAGTCGATAAGTTTGATCATTTTATTTCTGTGTCTCATTTTCTTAGGAAAAAGATGATACAGTACGGGATCCCTGAAAATAAAATTTCAACGGTTCATAACTTTATAGATGTGTCTGACATCGTCCCGAATTTTTCTGTTGGTGAATATGTGCTTTATTTTGGGAGGGTGGATCGGAGTAAAGGTATTTCAACGTTGATAAAGGCAGCAGTCCCACTTAAACAAATCCCTCTCTATATCGTTGGCGACGGCAAAGCGATGTCTGAAGTCCAGCAAATGATAGAAGAAAATGGATGCGAACATATTCATCTCTTGGGTTTCAAACAGGGTGATGAACTTCGTGAATTGATTCTAAACAGTATGTGTACAGTTTTGCCAGCCGAGTGGTATGAAAATTGTCCTATGTCCGTTTTAGAAGCCTGTGCTTACGGCAAACCGGTGATTGGCGCGAATATAGGCGGGATACCAGAATTAATAGAAGATGGCGTTAATGGATTTCTGATTCCATCTGGAGAACATGAACTCTTACGTGACCGTTTACTATGGATGTCCAAACACAAAACAGAAGTGGTAGAGATGGGTAAAGCCGCTCGAAAAAAAATGGAAACTGAATTTAATGCCGACATTCACTACGAAAAAATTATGAATGTATATCGGAAATTTTTGTGA
- a CDS encoding IS200/IS605 family element transposase accessory protein TnpB, with protein MRKRKKKKNRRTYKFQLREHPKNVRLGNMLDDLADVHNHFLALEKRYYRRYGKYAGRFRLQPHLTKLLERTKQHWAWIPRDTLDAVIIRIHVTYERFFDGLGGLPKFKRKDRYRSAKFPSAYLLEEGRVRLSFKAWDDRQHRLKFNKRWFSFHQHRDYEGKVCYIQILRDRVGTYWLYVITDASTTEPCSATGESVGIDFGMETYLTFSTGEKKHSPQFFKHALKELRTLNKSISRKVKGSHNWWRCVRELARLYRHITNQRKDWHYKVATDLCKRFDTIVTETLNLSGMKRLWGRKVSDLAFGQFVEILKYKCQKHGRHLLQVGQWTPSTKPCSDCGHTNENLSLSDRQWTCPECGSHHDRDINAAINILRETALGPSVEQT; from the coding sequence ATGAGGAAACGAAAAAAGAAAAAGAATCGCAGAACATACAAGTTCCAACTGCGCGAACACCCCAAGAATGTGCGTCTCGGGAATATGCTTGACGACCTTGCGGATGTCCATAACCACTTTCTTGCGTTGGAAAAGCGATATTACCGTAGATACGGGAAATATGCGGGGCGTTTTCGCCTGCAACCGCACTTGACGAAGTTGCTCGAACGCACGAAGCAACACTGGGCATGGATACCGAGGGATACGCTTGACGCAGTGATTATCCGTATCCATGTCACTTATGAACGATTCTTTGATGGACTCGGCGGACTTCCAAAGTTCAAGCGTAAAGATCGCTATCGTTCTGCGAAGTTCCCATCGGCGTATCTCCTTGAAGAAGGACGTGTCCGGCTTTCTTTCAAAGCGTGGGACGACCGTCAGCACCGCTTGAAGTTCAACAAACGCTGGTTCTCTTTTCACCAACACCGCGACTATGAGGGTAAAGTTTGCTATATCCAAATCCTTCGCGATCGTGTTGGAACCTATTGGCTTTACGTGATTACAGATGCTTCCACAACCGAACCTTGTTCTGCTACAGGTGAGAGCGTAGGAATAGACTTCGGTATGGAGACCTATTTGACATTTAGCACCGGTGAAAAGAAACACTCGCCACAATTTTTCAAACACGCCTTGAAAGAACTTCGAACACTCAACAAATCTATCAGCCGAAAGGTAAAAGGTTCTCACAATTGGTGGCGGTGTGTCCGAGAACTTGCGCGGTTGTATCGGCATATAACGAACCAACGCAAGGACTGGCACTACAAGGTTGCGACCGACCTGTGCAAAAGGTTTGATACGATCGTGACCGAGACGCTGAACCTTTCGGGCATGAAACGGCTTTGGGGACGGAAAGTCTCCGATCTTGCCTTCGGTCAGTTTGTTGAGATATTGAAGTATAAGTGTCAAAAACATGGGCGTCACTTGCTCCAAGTCGGTCAATGGACCCCGTCAACGAAACCGTGTAGCGACTGCGGACATACAAACGAAAATCTTTCTCTTTCCGATAGGCAGTGGACATGCCCCGAATGTGGCTCTCACCACGACCGAGACATCAACGCTGCGATAAACATCTTGAGGGAAACCGCCTTGGGTCCCTCTGTGGAGCAGACGTAA
- a CDS encoding 3' terminal RNA ribose 2'-O-methyltransferase Hen1: protein MLLTISTTYSPATDLGYLLHKHPARIQSFTLPFGQAHVFYPAARPEKCTAALLLDVDSVGLIRRPHGQFAENFALAQYVTDRPYVASSFLSVAISRVFGSALSGKCKERPELVKTAIPLSARLSTLPCRDGEKLLRRLFEPLGYTIGAERHTLNTRFPDWGESPYFTVTLEKTCSLSELLIHLYVLIPVLDDEKHYWVGDAEIEKLLKHGDNWLAAHPEQESIVRRYLKHQRGLTREALAHLEALAQLREEDVQETNETVQAQEEQVEERMGLNEVRLHRVTEVLKQCNAKRVLDLGCGEGNLLRRLLAEEQFEEIVGMDVSHRILKIAQERLHYDRLPEKQQKRLRLFQGSLGYRDERLTGYDAAAVIEVIEHLDVPRLAVFERVLFEFACPKTVVLTTPNIEYNVKFENLQAGPFRHKDHRFEWTRNEFQSWAARVAKHFGYAVAFHPIGPEAEDVGPPTQMAVFTVV from the coding sequence ATGCTATTAACAATATCAACCACATATTCTCCTGCGACAGACCTCGGTTATCTGTTGCATAAACACCCAGCGCGAATTCAATCCTTTACGCTTCCCTTTGGTCAGGCGCATGTCTTTTATCCGGCGGCGCGTCCCGAAAAATGCACGGCGGCACTACTTCTCGACGTCGATTCGGTTGGACTTATCCGCCGCCCTCACGGGCAATTTGCAGAAAATTTCGCACTGGCGCAGTACGTCACTGATCGTCCGTACGTCGCTTCATCGTTTTTGAGTGTCGCAATATCGAGAGTGTTTGGCAGCGCGTTGTCCGGTAAGTGCAAAGAACGTCCAGAACTCGTGAAGACTGCAATTCCTCTAAGCGCGCGGTTATCCACTCTACCGTGTCGAGACGGAGAGAAATTGTTGCGACGACTTTTCGAGCCGCTCGGTTATACAATCGGAGCAGAACGGCACACCCTAAACACACGATTCCCGGATTGGGGCGAAAGTCCCTATTTTACTGTAACACTCGAAAAGACCTGTTCCTTGAGCGAACTCCTCATCCATCTTTACGTTTTGATCCCTGTGCTTGACGATGAAAAGCACTACTGGGTTGGCGATGCGGAGATCGAAAAACTATTAAAGCATGGTGATAACTGGCTCGCCGCGCATCCGGAACAAGAATCTATCGTCCGTCGGTACTTAAAACATCAACGGGGGCTCACTCGTGAGGCACTCGCCCACTTGGAGGCACTCGCCCAATTGCGCGAAGAGGATGTTCAAGAAACTAACGAGACAGTCCAAGCACAAGAAGAACAGGTTGAAGAACGTATGGGGCTGAACGAAGTCCGCTTGCATAGGGTCACTGAGGTCCTCAAGCAGTGTAACGCCAAGCGCGTTCTCGATTTGGGGTGCGGTGAAGGAAACCTTCTTCGTAGATTGTTGGCTGAAGAACAGTTCGAAGAGATCGTCGGAATGGACGTTTCACATCGCATACTAAAAATCGCGCAAGAACGACTTCATTACGACCGGTTACCTGAGAAACAGCAAAAACGGCTTCGCTTGTTCCAAGGTTCCCTCGGCTACCGAGATGAACGTCTAACTGGATACGATGCAGCTGCGGTTATAGAGGTAATCGAACACTTAGATGTGCCGCGACTTGCGGTGTTTGAACGGGTTCTTTTTGAGTTTGCTTGCCCCAAGACGGTTGTGTTGACGACGCCGAATATAGAATACAATGTAAAATTTGAGAATCTGCAGGCTGGCCCCTTTCGACATAAAGACCACCGGTTCGAGTGGACACGAAACGAATTTCAATCGTGGGCGGCAAGGGTCGCCAAACACTTCGGTTACGCCGTTGCATTTCACCCAATTGGACCAGAGGCTGAAGATGTTGGTCCGCCAACACAAATGGCAGTCTTTACCGTTGTTTAG
- a CDS encoding HEPN domain-containing protein → MNPLVLEWMQKAEGDYAVAQQVLQGQNPVHDVICFLTQQCVEKYLKAWLQEANIPFPRTHDLQELLGLITSTVPSWRVWHTDFSILSEHAVDPRYPGKFATADDTAHAMHICDKVRRAVRESLKLPLDSS, encoded by the coding sequence GTGAATCCATTGGTGTTAGAGTGGATGCAGAAAGCTGAAGGTGATTATGCTGTGGCACAGCAAGTTCTACAAGGACAGAATCCTGTACACGATGTTATCTGCTTCCTGACTCAGCAGTGTGTTGAGAAGTATCTAAAGGCATGGCTCCAAGAGGCGAACATCCCTTTTCCAAGAACGCATGACTTACAGGAACTGTTGGGACTGATAACCTCTACTGTTCCGAGTTGGCGCGTTTGGCACACTGACTTTTCAATCCTCTCTGAACATGCGGTTGATCCTCGCTATCCCGGAAAATTCGCAACTGCGGATGACACAGCGCACGCGATGCACATCTGTGATAAAGTTCGGCGTGCTGTTCGCGAGTCGTTGAAACTCCCGCTTGACTCCTCCTAA
- a CDS encoding sialate O-acetylesterase, producing the protein MKRLTLFLISFLLLSTQPIVHAEVTLPSVIGSNMVLQRDIRSPIWGWASPGEEITITLSARDENAEPLFSTTVMVSDAEGNWRTKLPAMQAGGPYTLRVAGNNTLELTNILFGEVWVCSGQSNMEWSVRASKDSDAEIATADYPKIRLFDIPHRPSGLLQWDVEAVWHETTPKTIENFSAVAYYFGRKLHKNLDVPIGLISTNWGGTRIEPWTPPAGFASVPALESISKEIQEADANYREQLPQKMKEIETWIAETREALETDARLTQIPENRHALRHHARPTGLYNGMVHPIVPYAIRGAIWYQGESNLQDGMLYHEKMKALINGWRQVWGQGDFPFYFVQLAPFNYGWGASPFSLPAIWEAQAATLSVPHTGMAVTTDVGNLKDIHPQNKQEVGRRLALWALAKTYGREDVTYSGPLYKSMAVEGNTIRLNFDFVGSGLIARDGGPLTWFEIAGENKQFVEAKAILDGDTILVSSDAVKNPVAVRFGWHQSAEPNLVNKEGLPASPFRTHPW; encoded by the coding sequence ATGAAGCGATTAACCCTATTTCTCATAAGTTTCCTATTACTTTCCACACAACCCATTGTGCATGCCGAGGTTACGTTGCCAAGTGTCATCGGCAGTAACATGGTATTGCAACGCGACATACGCAGTCCTATCTGGGGCTGGGCATCCCCAGGCGAGGAAATCACAATAACCCTCAGTGCCAGAGACGAGAATGCCGAACCACTCTTCTCAACCACTGTGATGGTCTCCGACGCAGAAGGCAACTGGCGAACTAAACTTCCCGCAATGCAAGCCGGGGGTCCCTATACCCTTCGTGTTGCTGGAAATAATACCCTTGAATTGACAAACATCCTTTTCGGAGAAGTGTGGGTCTGTTCTGGACAGTCGAATATGGAATGGTCGGTACGTGCCTCAAAAGACAGTGATGCAGAAATCGCTACGGCGGACTATCCAAAGATCCGACTCTTTGACATCCCGCACAGGCCATCCGGGCTGCTTCAGTGGGATGTCGAAGCCGTCTGGCATGAAACCACCCCAAAAACAATCGAGAATTTCTCCGCTGTTGCGTACTATTTCGGGAGAAAGCTCCACAAAAACCTCGATGTCCCGATTGGATTAATCAGTACCAATTGGGGCGGCACCCGAATTGAACCGTGGACGCCACCTGCCGGTTTCGCTAGCGTTCCTGCCCTTGAATCCATATCCAAAGAGATTCAAGAAGCAGATGCGAACTATCGCGAGCAACTCCCACAAAAGATGAAGGAGATTGAAACGTGGATAGCGGAAACGCGGGAGGCGTTAGAAACCGATGCCCGCCTTACGCAGATACCCGAAAATAGACACGCTCTGAGACATCACGCCAGACCCACTGGACTCTACAACGGCATGGTGCATCCGATTGTCCCTTACGCTATCCGTGGGGCAATCTGGTACCAAGGCGAGTCGAATCTCCAAGACGGAATGCTCTACCACGAAAAGATGAAGGCGCTCATCAACGGGTGGCGCCAGGTCTGGGGACAGGGAGATTTCCCCTTCTACTTCGTGCAACTCGCCCCGTTTAACTACGGTTGGGGAGCGAGTCCATTTTCTCTACCAGCGATTTGGGAAGCACAGGCTGCGACGTTATCCGTACCGCATACCGGTATGGCTGTGACAACGGATGTCGGTAACCTCAAAGACATCCACCCTCAAAACAAGCAGGAGGTTGGCAGACGGTTAGCACTATGGGCACTTGCGAAAACCTACGGCAGAGAGGATGTAACCTATTCCGGTCCGCTTTACAAGTCGATGGCAGTAGAAGGAAACACAATCCGACTGAATTTTGACTTTGTTGGGAGTGGCTTGATAGCGAGAGACGGGGGACCACTTACATGGTTTGAAATCGCAGGTGAAAACAAACAATTCGTCGAAGCCAAAGCAATTCTTGATGGCGATACAATCCTCGTTTCCAGCGATGCTGTTAAAAATCCGGTCGCTGTTCGATTCGGATGGCATCAGAGTGCGGAACCGAATCTGGTCAACAAGGAAGGGTTACCTGCATCACCGTTTCGCACACATCCGTGGTAA
- a CDS encoding IS200/IS605 family element transposase accessory protein TnpB: MTLRTQKIELNPNNKQSTCMSKHCGYRRVAFNFALSSFKVGLDNDEWRTEQDIRKEFNTVKSDKFDWCKELSQNASKNAIRDLGDAVTRWKKGQNKFPVYKNRSGKCSYQADNGEGTVEVYKKRINLSKIGWIRMREELQWTGEITKVVVSKHNNKWYASITVRRLESNNYKHQPLLFDDCKQPIGIDVGINTLATCSNGDTYDNPRPLKRYERKLARANRRLSRRRKGSQNWYKAKAMLSGVHARISNIREDAHHQATIRIVHKASAIGIETLKVTNMLKNRKLAKALSDSALGGFLTKLKYKADRRGIPVTEAPQFFASSKTCSHCGHKKVDLTFSERIYHCHECGFECDRDLNAAINLCPT, translated from the coding sequence ATGACTTTACGAACACAGAAGATAGAACTCAATCCAAATAACAAGCAATCTACTTGTATGTCTAAACATTGCGGTTACAGGCGTGTTGCGTTCAACTTTGCTCTGTCGTCATTCAAAGTAGGTTTAGATAACGACGAATGGCGAACCGAGCAGGATATACGAAAAGAGTTTAACACTGTCAAGTCTGATAAGTTTGACTGGTGCAAGGAACTCTCACAAAACGCCTCTAAAAACGCAATCCGAGATTTAGGTGACGCTGTCACGCGTTGGAAAAAAGGACAAAACAAGTTCCCCGTCTATAAGAACCGATCTGGTAAATGCTCCTACCAAGCAGACAACGGCGAAGGAACTGTTGAAGTCTATAAAAAGCGGATCAACTTGTCTAAAATCGGTTGGATACGCATGCGTGAAGAACTGCAATGGACTGGTGAAATTACCAAAGTTGTTGTGTCCAAGCATAACAACAAGTGGTATGCGTCTATCACCGTTAGACGGCTGGAGAGCAACAACTATAAGCACCAACCCCTTCTGTTCGACGATTGTAAGCAACCGATAGGCATTGACGTGGGTATCAATACACTTGCTACATGCTCTAATGGCGATACCTACGACAACCCACGCCCACTCAAGCGATATGAGCGAAAACTGGCACGTGCGAACCGTCGGCTCTCTCGTAGACGGAAAGGCAGTCAGAATTGGTATAAGGCAAAAGCCATGCTGTCTGGTGTTCATGCCCGTATCAGCAATATCCGTGAGGACGCTCACCACCAAGCGACAATTCGGATTGTCCATAAAGCAAGTGCTATCGGTATTGAGACACTTAAGGTTACCAATATGCTAAAGAACCGAAAACTTGCCAAAGCATTATCGGATTCAGCACTCGGTGGTTTCCTAACGAAACTCAAATACAAGGCAGACCGTCGCGGAATACCGGTCACCGAAGCACCGCAATTCTTCGCCAGTTCCAAGACCTGTAGCCACTGTGGACACAAGAAAGTAGACTTGACGTTCTCTGAACGCATATATCACTGCCACGAATGTGGCTTTGAATGCGACAGAGACCTAAATGCTGCTATTAACCTGTGTCCAACTTAA